The DNA sequence GGTGAGGCCGACCCGCACGCGCCGTCCAGCAGCAGGACGTCGTACGCCCCTGCCGCCGGCGCGGCCCCTACGGGCGCGTGCGTGAAGAGCGCCGAGGGCCCTCCCGGCAGCGTCGTCGAGAGCACCGCCGTCCCGCCGAACGGCGCCCCCACCGCCCAGGTCCCATTCGGGACGAGCGCGAGGCACGCCTCAAGCCCCGCGACAGGAACCTGTCCCGACGCATGGATCGTCCCGCCTGGCGCCGGCTTCGGCCCGTCGATCCCGACGGCCCCGCCAGGCGGCAGCGGCGTCCGCGTCGACGTCGGCGTGACCGTCGGCGTCGCCGTGGACGTGAAGGTCGACGTCGCGGTCGACGTGGGCGTCGGGGTCGCGGTCGGGGTCGCGGTCGGAGTCGCGGGTCGGAGTCGGCGTCGGCGTCGGCGTCGGTGTCGGCGTCGGCGTCGGCGTTGGCGTGGACGTCGCCGTGAACGTGGACGTCGCCGTGAACGTGGACGTCGCCGTGAAGGTGAGCGTCGGTGTCGGTGTCGGCGTCCGCGTGGGCGTCACCGTCACGGTTGGCGTGCGTGTGAACGTCGGCGTGATCGTGAGTGTCGGCGTTCTCGTCGACGTGCGCGTCGGCGTAGGGGTCGGCGTCACGCAGATCGCCGTCGCCGTCGCGACGATCGCATTGCCCGCGTCGCGGATGTTCACCGTGATGGTCCCGGAGAGGCCGTTGATGGTGAGGACGAGGTTCTGCCCCGCGTTGAGTTTGAAGGTGCCGTTCGTCAGGAACACGCCGTTCTGGAGGATCTCCCACGTCCAGTTCACCGTCATGCTGCCGCCGACGTTCGTGATCGTGAAGGAGGAATTCAGCGCGTTGTCGCACGTTCCGGTGACCGTGACGTTCGGCGGCACGGGCGTCGGCGTGAAGGTCCGCGTCGGGGTCGGGGTCGGCGTCACGCAGATCGCCGTCGCCGTCGCGACGATCGCATTGCCCGCGTCGCGGATGTTTACCGCAATGGTCCCGGAGAGGCCGTTGATGGTGAGGACGAGGTTCTGCCCCGCGTTGAGTTTGAAGGTGCCGTTCGTCAGGAACACGCCGTTCTGGAGGATCTCCCACGTCCAGTTCACCGTCATGCTGCCGCCGACGTTCGTGATCGTGAAGGAGGAATTCAGCGCGTTGTCGCACGTTCCGGTGACCATGACGTTCGGCGGCACCGGAGTGGGCGTGGGGGTCTGGCCGCTCGCGCGGGTCGCCGGGAGAAACGCGGCGGCCAGCGCTCCCGCCAGGAGCAGGATTTTCGGCGCCCGCGTCACGAGACCGCGGACTCTACCTCAGAGTCCGTAGAGCGGAAACGCCGACGTGAGCTCGCGCACCTTCGCCTTCACGCGCGCCTGAACGGCGGCGTCCTCGGGCACGGCGAGGACCTCGGCGATGAGCCCGCCGATCGCCTTCATCTCACCCTCGCCCATGCCCCGCGTCGTGACGGCCGGCGTCCCGATGCGCAGGCCCGACGTCACCATGGGCGGGTTCGGGTCGAACGGGATCGCGTTCTTGTTCACGGTGATCCCGGCGGCGTCCAGCGCCTTCTCCGCGACCTTGCCCGTGAGGTTCTTCTTCCCCACGTCCACGAGGAAGAGGTGGTTGTCCGTCCCGCCCGACACGAGGCGGAAACCCTCCGCGGCAACGCTCGCCGCGAGGGCCTTCGCGTTCGCGACGACCTGCCGCTGGTAGGCCGCGAACTCGGGCGTCGCCGCCTCGCGGAGCGCGACGGCTTTCCCGGCGATGACGTGCTCGAGCGGCCCGCCCTGGATTCCCGGGAAGACGGCCTTGTCGACTTCCTTCGCCCACTCCGGCGTGCAGAGGATCAGGCCCGCACGCGGGCCGCGGAGCGTCTTGTGCGTCGTCGTCGTCACGAAGTGCGCGTGGCCCACCGGAGAGGGATGGACGCCTGCCGCAACGAGGCCGGCGATGTGCGCCATGTCGACCATGAGGAGCGCGCCGACGGAATCCGCGATCGCGCGGAAGCGCGGGAAGTCGAGCGTGCGCGGATAGGCGGAGGCGCCCGCGATGATGAGTTTCGGCTTTTCGGCCGCCGCCGTCGCCGCGAAGGCGTCCCAGTCGATCGTTTCGGTGTCCTTCGAGACGCCGTAGGAGACGACGCGATAGAGCTTGCCGGAGATCGACAGCGGGTGGCCGTGCGTGAGGTGCCCGCCGTGCGCGAGCGACATCCCGAGGATCGTGTCGCCGGGCTTGAGACACGCGATGTAGACGGCGGTGTTCGCCTGCGAGCCCGCGTGCGGCTGGACGTTCGCGTGGATCGCATCCGGGTTGCCCGGGGAGAACAGGGCCTTCGCGCGTGCGATCGCGAGGGACTCGGCCTCGTCCACGTGGACGCAGCCGCCGTAGTAGCGCTTGCCCGGGTAGCCCTCGGCGTACTTGTTCGTGAGCGTGGAGCCGACGGCCTCCATGACGGCCCGCGACGTGAAGTTCTCCGAGGCGATGAGCTCGATCCCCTCGTTCTGGCGCGCCGTCTCGGCGGCGACGATGCGGGCGATCTCGGGATCGGCCTCGGCGAGGGAGCGGTTCAGGAGCGAGGCGGGGCGGACGGCGGTCGACATGGGGTCCTCCGGAAACGCGATCTTACGGCGCGCCGGGCGCGTGGCGCGGGTACGCCGAGAACATCGAGTCGTACTCCGAGAGCGCGTAGCTGTCGGTCATGCCCGCGAGGTGGTCCGCGATGGAACGCAGGAAGAGCGGCTTTCTGAGGTAGTTCCCCGCGATCTCGGCATCCAGCCGCTTGAGCGGAACGTCCCGGAGGTAGGTCACGCCCGCGAGGTCGCGGTAGCGCAGGAGGACGTAGTCGGGCAGGAGGCGCGGGTTCCGGTACCACGCCGCGAAGAGCGCCGCCACGACGAGCTGGGCGCGCCCGTCGTGCTGCGCGACTCGGTGGCTGTGGATGATGTGCTGGTAAATGAACTCCTTGAGCTCCTCGTAGAAGCGCTGCCCCGCCTTCGACGGCGCGACGAGCGAGCCCGGGAGCTTCCGCCGCTGCGCGTAGAAGTCGTCGGGCGTCTTCACGGACTTCGCCTCGAGCCACTTCCCGATCGCCGTCCGGGAGGACGTGATGAGGTCCGTGACGAGGAGGTGGATCATCCCGCGGATCAGCATCCCCTGACGCACGGCCTTGTCCGTCGCGCCCGTCCACGCGGGCCCGAGGGCCTCGACGACGGCCTTCGAGATGGCGAGCCCGAGGACTTTTTCGAAGTCCACGAGCTTCAGACCGTCCTCGAGATCGTGCGCCTGCTGCGCGTACTCGTCGGCCCATGCGACGGCCTGGCCTTCGAGGTGGCCGCCCGAGGAGAGGTTCAGCCCTTCGGCGTCCACGTCGGGGAACGGGAAATCCCGCCGCCACGTCGTGTGTTTGAGGATCCCTTCGCGCGTGTCGTTCGTGAGGTTCAGGCCCGGGTGTTCGTAGCGTTTCTCGAGGACGTCGACGACGCGCACGGCCTGGTAGTTGTGCTTGAACGCGCCGACCTGCGCCGCGAGCTTCGCGTCGAGCGGGAACGAGGGCTCGGTGCCCGTGAGAATGCGGTTCAGGACCTTCTCGCCCGAGTGGCCGAACGGCGTGTGCCCGAGGTCGTGCCCGAGCGCGCAGGCCTCGGCGAGGTCCTCGTTCAGGCCGAGGGCCCGTGCGACCGTCCGCGCGACCTGCGTGACCTCGAGCGTGTGCGTGAGCCGCGTGCGGTAGTGGTCCCCCTCGAACGGGATGAAGACCTGTGTCTTGTGCTTGAGCCGGCGGAACGCGCGCGAGTGGATGATCCGGTCGCGGTCCCGCTGGTACTCCGTCCGGTAGTCGTAGGTCTTGCCTTCCTCGGCGACCGGGTAGCGGCGCACGGCGCGCGAGGCGCGCGAGGCGTAGACGGCAAGGCGCGCGTCTTCCAGCGCCTCGAGGGCCTTCTTGTCGTAGGCGGGGACGAGGCTCTTCGCCGGGCTTTCCGTCACGCGTCCGATCTTAGCCTCCGGCCGGCGCGCTCTTCTGAAGATCCAACTCCACGGCGGCCTCGTCCTCTCTCGGCGTGGAGTACTGGGAGTAGGGATCCGGCCGGCGCGGAGTCCATTCGATCGTGGCCCGCCAGCCCCTCTCGACGATCACGCCGTCGCAGCGGAAAAGCGGCACGCGAGCTCCGCGACGCCCGAGATAGGCCGGAAAGGCATAGCAGGACATCACGGGTGGGCCATCGCGAAAGCCCCACGGCACGTTCTTCAGGAAGAGCGCGGGCGCATCGGCCTTCGCCTCGGCCTGAGCCATGACCGACCGCGAAAGACGCGCGGCCTCGCGCCACCGGCCGCCCGCGGAACTGCCGCTCGCAAGAGATCCAAGCACGAAACCCGCGACGAGAACGACGGCCGCTGCACGGGCGGCCCGAGCGGCGATCGGAGAATCGCGCAGCGCCGCCGGCGTCTCGAGAGCGGCGGCCACCCCGATTCCGAAGAGGATCGCCGCCGGGAGCGAAGGCATGTACAGGAGACGGCCTCCACCGGCTCCTCCCGGCACGAACGGCATCCAGATCACGAGACCGAGAAACGCCCCGGATGCGAGACAGAAGCCGGCGCCCGCGAGCGCTCCCGCCGACCAGAGTCCGGAAATGATCCCGGCCACGCCCAGGAAACCTGAAACGCGGACGAGAGAGCAGACCGCGGAAGGTGCCTCGAAGTACGGCGCGGCGGCGAACCCCTTTGCGAAGGCGCCGATGTGCTCCAGGAGCGGCGCACCGCGGAAGAGCGCCACCGCCTCGCCGTAGTGCGTGGAAGTCAAGGGCATGACGCGGGACCTCACGACAAGGAAGACCAGCGTCGCCAGTGCCAAGGAGCCGACCGCGATCCCAACCCCGGCGCGACTCCCACATCGCGGCCGGCGACGCCTCTCCATCGCCAGGACGGGGAGCAACGCGAGCAACCCGACCGCGGGTTCCTTCGCAAGCAAGGCCAGGAAGAAGAACGTGACGGCGATCAAGGCGAGAGCAAAGCGCAAGCCACACCTGGTTTCCGACCTCAACGCCCCCGCCCAGGCAAGCAGGGAGAGCAGGACTCCCGTTGCACACAGCGCGTCGAACCGACAGGCGGGCCATACGCGAACCTCGATCGTGGCCGGAAACAGGAGAAAGAACGTCGCGGCGAGCCCGGAAACGAGCGCCGTTTCACCGAATGCAAGCAGAACGCGCCAGAGGAGGGCAGCGTTGAGCAGGAAGAGGAGCGCGGTCACCACCACGTACCCGGCCGGCCATTCCCAACCGAAGAACCGAAATTCGGCCCACAACGAGCCGAAGGCAACCGGCCGAAACGTGCTCACCATCGTCTGCCTGAAGACGTCGGCGAAGACATGCCGCTGACAGAGGTCGAGATGCGCGAAGTCGTCGTAGACGAAGAACGCGTCCCGGAGGGCCGGGGCCCAGACGGTCGCACCGAGCAGGAGCGCGGACCCCGCGAAGAGGACGAGCCCCGGGTTCCTTCGCACAGGCGATTCTAGCCGCGGAGCGCGAGCACCTCTCCGGCGAGATAGAGCGAGCCCGCGACGAGGATCGGCCCGTCGCCGCCCGCGGCCTCGAGGCGCGCGAGTCCTTCCGCCACGGACGGCGCCGTCTCGAGGTCCGGCCGGCCGAGCCGCTCGGCGAGGCGGCGCGCGTCCTCGGCCCGCGGCGAGGCCGGGGCCACGAGAACGATCCGGCGTGCGCGCGCGGCGAGCGGCGCGAAGACCGCCGTGAGGTCCTTGTCGGCCATCCCGCCGAAGAGGAGGTCGACCGTGCCCGAAAGGCCGGCCGCGTCGAGGTGCGCCGCGAGCGCGAGGGCGCCCGGCGGGTTGTGCGCGCCATCCACGAGCAGCGGCCGCCGGCCCGAACTTTCGATCCGCTCGAGCCGCCCGCGCCAGCGCGTCGCCCCGAGTCCGCGCGCGATCGCCGCGTCGTCGAGCGGCGCGACCGCGCGCGCGGCGGCCACCGCGAGGGAGACGTTGCCGAGCTGGTGCGCGCCCGCGAGCGGGGAGAGGCCCTCCCAGTGCGGCGCGGGCGGGATTTCGACGAGGCGCGCGCCGATCCGCCGGGCCTCCGCGTGGAGAACGGCGCGCGGCCCGTCCTCCGTGCCCTCCGCCCCGACGAGCGCGGGCTGGCCCCTGCGGAAGATGCCGGCCTTCTCGCGCGCCACGTCCTCGAGCGCGGGCCCGAGGACGTCGAGGTGGTCGGCGGAAACGTTCGTCACGACGGAAACTTCGGGCTCGAGGACGTTCGTCGCGTCGAGCCGCCCGCCGATCCCGACCTCGACGACGGCGACCGAAACGCGCGCCCGCCTGAAAAGCTCGAACGCGGCGACCGTCATCGCCTCGAAGTACGTCGGCCCCCTGTCGCCGGGCGCCGAGACGGAGGCGACGAGAGAGAGGGCGGAGTCGAGCGCCGCGAAGGAGACGTCCCGATCCAGAAGGCGCACGCGCTCCGTGACGGACACGAGGTGCGGCGACGTGTAGAGGCCGCACGGCACGCCCGCGGCCGTGAGGATCGCGGAGACGGAGGCGGCGGTGGAGCCTTTTCCGTTCGTTCCTCCGATGAGGATCGAGGAAAAGGAAAATTCGGGATTTCCCAGAAATGAAAGAAGGGAGCGGGTGCGCCAGAGCCCGGGTCGAATGCGCTGCGGGCCGAGGGCGTCCAGCCACGCCAGCCCCGGAGAAGCGACGACGGCGCTCAAGTCCCGGGCCCCATTAACCTTCTAAGAAAATCCGAGTCCGAATCTTCTTCTCCCGGTCCCGGCCATCAGCTCGTCTGGAGCAGCCGCAGCACGCGCGCGAGCGTCGCGCGCATCTCGGGGCGCGGGACGACGAGGTCGACGAAGCCGTGGTCCTGCAGGAACTCCGCGCGCTGGAAGCCCTCGGGCAGCGTCTGGCGGATCGTCTGCTCGATGACGCGCGGGCCCGCGAAGCCGATGAGCGCCTTCGGCTCGGCCATGTTCACGTCGCCGAGCATCGCGAAGGACGCCGTGACGCCGCCCGTCGTCGGGTCCGTCAGGACGGAGACGTACGGGATCCGCGCGGCGGAGAGCCGCGCGAGCGCCGCGGAGACCTTGCCCATCTGCATGAGCGAAAGGATCCCCTCCTGCATGCGCGCGCCGCCCGAAGCGCTCACGATCACGTAGGCCTTGCGCTCCTTGAGCGCGAGCTCGGCGCAGCGCGTGAGCACCTCACCCACGACCGAGCCCATCGAGCCGCCCATGAACGCGTAGTCGAGGACGGCGACGACCGCCGGGACGCCGTCGATCTCGCCCTGCGCGGCCTGGATCGCGTCCGGCCGCCCCGTCTTCGCCTCGCTGTCCCGCAGGCGGTCGCGGTAGCGCTTGCCGTCCTTGAACTTCAGCGGGTCGATCGGGCGCACGCCCTCGAAGAGCAGCTGGGCGCCGTCGCCGAGGAGGAGCCTGATCCGCTCGGCTGCCGGCATCCGGAAGTGGAACCCGCACTTCGGGCAGACGCGCACGTTCCGCTCCAGCTCCTTGAGATAGAGCGTCTCGCGGCAGCCCTCGCACTTGAGGAACAGCCCCTCGCCGAGCGAGGCCGCGGTCTTGGGGTCACGCGGGGCGCGCGGGCCCTTGTCCTTGCGAAACCACATGGGTGAACGACGATCTTACCGCGCCGTGCGTGGCCCGAACGAGACGAGAGGTTTGCCGCCGGGGCCGGGGCTCACGCACGCCGAGACGGCGAAGAGCTCCGAGAGGAGCCGGTCCGTGAGCGTGGCGCCGACCGGACCCTCGGCGAGGACCCGCCCTCCCGCGAGGAGGACGGCGTCGTCCGCTCCCTCGGAGGCGACGTCGATCTCGTGCGTCGAGAAGAGGACGCTCCCGCCCGCGGCGGCGCGGCGGCGCATCGCGTCGAGGACGAGGAAACGGTGGCGCGGGTCGAGGTTCGCGGTCGGCTCGTCGAGGAGAAGAACGTCCGGGGCGCCCGCGAGGACGCGGGCAAGGAGCACGCGCTGGCGCTCGCCGCCCGACATGGCGCGGATGTCCGCGTCCGCGAGCGCGGTCGCGTCCATCTCGAGGAGCGCGGAGGCGGCCGCCTCGCGGTCCGCGAGACCCGGCGCTCCGAACGCTCCGAGGTGCGGGGTGCGGCCGAGAAGAACGAGGTCGCGCGCCCGCATCGGGAAGAGAGGCTCGAAGCCCTGCGGAAGGTAGCCGATCGCGCAAGCCGCTTCCTTGCGCGGCACGGACGCGAGGCTCCGCCCGCCGAGGAGGACTACTCCGGCCCTTGGCTTCAGGACGCCGGCAAGGACTTTGAGGAGCGTGGACTTGCCCGAGCCGTTCTCGCCGAGGAGCACCGTGACGCGCCCGGGCGCGAGGCCGAGCGAGACGCACTCGAGAACGGCCTTCCCGCCGTACCCGGCCGAGAGGCCGCGCGCCTCGAGCCGCGGCGTCACGGGCGGGCCCTCAGGAGGACGAGAAACGCGGGCGCGCCGAGCAGGGCCGTCACGGCTCCGACGGAAATCTCGGCCGGCGCGAACAGGGACCGCGAGAGGGCGTCGGCCGCGACGAGAAGGGCCGCGCCTCCGAGGAACGACAGGACGAGGAGCGCGCGGTGTCCGGGCGCGAGCCGGCGCACGGCGTGCGGGACGAGGAGGCCGACGAAGCCGATGATCCCCGTCGTCGCGACCGCGGCGGCGGCGAGGAGCGAGGCCGCGAGGTACGCGATGCGCTTCACCGTCTCGACCCGGACGCCGAGCGTCGCGGCCGTCTCCTCGCCGAGCGCGAGCGCGTCGAACGCGCGGGCGAGTGGCAGGAGGAGGGCGAGGCCGAGCGCCGCATAGACGGCCAGCGCCTTCACGGCGCCCGGCGTCGCGCCCGCGAGCGAGCCGAGCATCCAGAACACGAACGACTGCGTGCGCGCCGCGTCGCCGAAGGACAGAAGGAAGAGGAGGACCGCGGACGCGAGCGCGTTCACGACGACGCCGGAGAGGAGGAGGCGCCCCCGGTCCAGCCGCCCGCCGACGGACGCGCCGGCGCCCACGACGAGGACCGCCACGAGGGCGCCGAGGAAGCCCGCGAGCGGGAGCGCGAACGAGCTTCCCCACGCGCCGCGCGCGCCGAGGCCGAGGAGAGCGCCGAGGAGCGTGCCGCAGGCCGCGCCGCCCGAGACGCCGAGGAGGTAGGGGTCGGCGAGTGGGTTTCCGAGGAGCGCCTGCAGAGCCGCGCCCGAGACCGCGAGCGCGCCGCCCACGAGCGCGCCCAGAAGCGCGCGCGGAAGCCGCAGCTCGCGCACGATCGTCACGGCCTGCGCGTCGCCGGAGCCGAAGAGAGCGTTCCAGACCTCTCCGGGCGAGAGCCGCACGCTCCCGAAGAGGAGCGAAGTTCCGACGAGGGCGAAGAGGGCGACGAGGAGAACCGCCGCCGCCCACGCGGAGCGGCCGGACGGGGCCGGCGTCACGGCGCGCTCCCGAGAGCCGCGAGCGCTTCGAGCGCGTCCACGAGGCGCGGTCCCGGCCGCTCGAGGAGGTCTCCGGGCAGCGTCGCGACGCGCCCGTCCCTCACCGCGGGCACCACGCGGAACGCGCCGCCCTGAAGCGCCGCGCCGAACGCCTCCGCGTTCTCGGCGGTGGCGGGCCGGACGACGAGGTCCGGATTCCACGCGGCGAGCGTCTCGAGCGAGACGCGCGGCCAGTCGCCTGCGGCCGCCGGCACCGCGTTCGTGAATCCGGCGCGCGCGAGCACGTCGCCCACGAACGTCGCCCGGCCCGCGACGACCGGCGGGTCGGGCCACACGAGGACGAGGGCGGTCTTCCCGCGGTGCGCGCGCCCGCGCGCCTCGGCGGCCGCGATGCGGCCCTTCAGCGACCCGACGAGCGCCGCGGCCTTTTCCGGCTCGCCGATGGCCGCGCCGACGCGCGTGACGTCGTCGAGCACGCCGTCGAGCGAAGTCCCGGAGGTCACGAGCACGTTGAGCCCCACCGCCGTGAGTTTCTCCCAGGCGGCGCGGTCGGTCCCGTCCCGCGAGACGACGACGAGGTCCGGCGCCAGCTGCACGACGCGCTCGAGGTCCGGGGCGAAGCCGCCGAGCCGCGCCTTGCCCGCGGCGCCGGGCAGGTCGCGGGCGAAGTCGCTGACGCCCACCACGCGCGGCGCCGCGCCGAGAGCGAAGAGGATCTCCGCCGCCGAAGGGGCGAGCGCGACGATGCGCCGGGGCGGAGCGGGAGTCGGGACCGGGGCGGCGAGGAGCGCCGCCAACAGGAGGAGCC is a window from the Acidobacteriota bacterium genome containing:
- a CDS encoding acetyl-CoA carboxylase carboxyltransferase subunit beta, giving the protein MWFRKDKGPRAPRDPKTAASLGEGLFLKCEGCRETLYLKELERNVRVCPKCGFHFRMPAAERIRLLLGDGAQLLFEGVRPIDPLKFKDGKRYRDRLRDSEAKTGRPDAIQAAQGEIDGVPAVVAVLDYAFMGGSMGSVVGEVLTRCAELALKERKAYVIVSASGGARMQEGILSLMQMGKVSAALARLSAARIPYVSVLTDPTTGGVTASFAMLGDVNMAEPKALIGFAGPRVIEQTIRQTLPEGFQRAEFLQDHGFVDLVVPRPEMRATLARVLRLLQTS
- the dgt gene encoding dNTP triphosphohydrolase, giving the protein MTESPAKSLVPAYDKKALEALEDARLAVYASRASRAVRRYPVAEEGKTYDYRTEYQRDRDRIIHSRAFRRLKHKTQVFIPFEGDHYRTRLTHTLEVTQVARTVARALGLNEDLAEACALGHDLGHTPFGHSGEKVLNRILTGTEPSFPLDAKLAAQVGAFKHNYQAVRVVDVLEKRYEHPGLNLTNDTREGILKHTTWRRDFPFPDVDAEGLNLSSGGHLEGQAVAWADEYAQQAHDLEDGLKLVDFEKVLGLAISKAVVEALGPAWTGATDKAVRQGMLIRGMIHLLVTDLITSSRTAIGKWLEAKSVKTPDDFYAQRRKLPGSLVAPSKAGQRFYEELKEFIYQHIIHSHRVAQHDGRAQLVVAALFAAWYRNPRLLPDYVLLRYRDLAGVTYLRDVPLKRLDAEIAGNYLRKPLFLRSIADHLAGMTDSYALSEYDSMFSAYPRHAPGAP
- a CDS encoding ABC transporter ATP-binding protein, with the translated sequence MTPRLEARGLSAGYGGKAVLECVSLGLAPGRVTVLLGENGSGKSTLLKVLAGVLKPRAGVVLLGGRSLASVPRKEAACAIGYLPQGFEPLFPMRARDLVLLGRTPHLGAFGAPGLADREAAASALLEMDATALADADIRAMSGGERQRVLLARVLAGAPDVLLLDEPTANLDPRHRFLVLDAMRRRAAAGGSVLFSTHEIDVASEGADDAVLLAGGRVLAEGPVGATLTDRLLSELFAVSACVSPGPGGKPLVSFGPRTAR
- a CDS encoding serine hydroxymethyltransferase; this translates as MSTAVRPASLLNRSLAEADPEIARIVAAETARQNEGIELIASENFTSRAVMEAVGSTLTNKYAEGYPGKRYYGGCVHVDEAESLAIARAKALFSPGNPDAIHANVQPHAGSQANTAVYIACLKPGDTILGMSLAHGGHLTHGHPLSISGKLYRVVSYGVSKDTETIDWDAFAATAAAEKPKLIIAGASAYPRTLDFPRFRAIADSVGALLMVDMAHIAGLVAAGVHPSPVGHAHFVTTTTHKTLRGPRAGLILCTPEWAKEVDKAVFPGIQGGPLEHVIAGKAVALREAATPEFAAYQRQVVANAKALAASVAAEGFRLVSGGTDNHLFLVDVGKKNLTGKVAEKALDAAGITVNKNAIPFDPNPPMVTSGLRIGTPAVTTRGMGEGEMKAIGGLIAEVLAVPEDAAVQARVKAKVRELTSAFPLYGL
- a CDS encoding bifunctional folylpolyglutamate synthase/dihydrofolate synthase; translated protein: MSAVVASPGLAWLDALGPQRIRPGLWRTRSLLSFLGNPEFSFSSILIGGTNGKGSTAASVSAILTAAGVPCGLYTSPHLVSVTERVRLLDRDVSFAALDSALSLVASVSAPGDRGPTYFEAMTVAAFELFRRARVSVAVVEVGIGGRLDATNVLEPEVSVVTNVSADHLDVLGPALEDVAREKAGIFRRGQPALVGAEGTEDGPRAVLHAEARRIGARLVEIPPAPHWEGLSPLAGAHQLGNVSLAVAAARAVAPLDDAAIARGLGATRWRGRLERIESSGRRPLLVDGAHNPPGALALAAHLDAAGLSGTVDLLFGGMADKDLTAVFAPLAARARRIVLVAPASPRAEDARRLAERLGRPDLETAPSVAEGLARLEAAGGDGPILVAGSLYLAGEVLALRG
- a CDS encoding iron ABC transporter permease, whose amino-acid sequence is MTPAPSGRSAWAAAVLLVALFALVGTSLLFGSVRLSPGEVWNALFGSGDAQAVTIVRELRLPRALLGALVGGALAVSGAALQALLGNPLADPYLLGVSGGAACGTLLGALLGLGARGAWGSSFALPLAGFLGALVAVLVVGAGASVGGRLDRGRLLLSGVVVNALASAVLLFLLSFGDAARTQSFVFWMLGSLAGATPGAVKALAVYAALGLALLLPLARAFDALALGEETAATLGVRVETVKRIAYLAASLLAAAAVATTGIIGFVGLLVPHAVRRLAPGHRALLVLSFLGGAALLVAADALSRSLFAPAEISVGAVTALLGAPAFLVLLRARP
- a CDS encoding ABC transporter substrate-binding protein → MAALLAAPVPTPAPPRRIVALAPSAAEILFALGAAPRVVGVSDFARDLPGAAGKARLGGFAPDLERVVQLAPDLVVVSRDGTDRAAWEKLTAVGLNVLVTSGTSLDGVLDDVTRVGAAIGEPEKAAALVGSLKGRIAAAEARGRAHRGKTALVLVWPDPPVVAGRATFVGDVLARAGFTNAVPAAAGDWPRVSLETLAAWNPDLVVRPATAENAEAFGAALQGGAFRVVPAVRDGRVATLPGDLLERPGPRLVDALEALAALGSAP